The sequence TGAATCTTGGGAACTGACAAAACTTCTCTGTTTTTGTGCAACCAAGTAAAAACACAGAAAACTAACAAGTAACATACATAGTAATGGCCTAATTGAAGTCGAAAGGATTGTATGAATATGTCTACTGCTCCAATTTCAGTTTCCAAGTCAATGGCAAATTTCTTTCAGACTTGGAACATTTCAAAGGGAGTAAGAAGTTCACGAACATGGAATATTCTAGAATTAAAGTGAGAGAAATAACTGTGCAATTTGCCTAAGGCACTCTAAATACTGAAAGAAAGAGCAATTAATAGTTGAGCGGAAAGAAAGAGCAGTTAATAGTTGAGCTTTTGAGATGTAGATCAACTTTGGTGATATCACTAAGTGAAATTCCTCAATACTCAATGCACATTGTAGGCCAGGCAGCCAGCCATGGTTAATGAATATCAGAGGCATCTGGTGTAAAGTCAATAGTGATACTGAAATCAAGGGGAAATCTTTCTAATAGCTAAATTCTaaaccaagatgatatgtgtcTTTTAGCAACTTAAGAGACAAAACAATGCCCTCCACTTGAGTAATGTTTTTATGGAACCTAACATGGTTTGTCAGTCTTCTCTTACCTCAAAAACAACCAACGTATGTTTTTTAAAAACCTACTACTATTTAAGTTATACAAGTTGAAATAAACGAAATTTTACTAGGTCTAAATTTCATTTCTTTGCTCATCATAATGTAAGAGTTAGAATTCATACATTAAATTAGCAAGCAAATGAAATAAGATTACAAAACCACAGAatgattataatattattgtttgtaaccaattataatataattgtttgtAACCAATAATCACCACCTTCACCAGAAACATCCACATTTCCCCATTAAAAACATCGAagtacaataataatagtatgcATATCCAAAAGAAAAAGGCTCTACTGGAATTTCCTTGTTAGATGTTTTGTCTCAAGGAAAATGCTAGATTATCTAGACTAGATGGACAATAAGCAAAGGAGACTCACAATCATGATAATTCACAAAGATTAAAGTCACATCAGAGGTGCCAAGAACACAGTTCaacatttatttacttaaataacAGATTAGAGTAAATTGGAACCTCTGGGATAAATTGTGAGTTGCTAAAAACCAACCTCCTTGCTTTGTCAAATGGCTGCTGCTCCTCAGCATCTCCAAGCTGAAGCTGAGATGAGCTCTCGACGCTGCCAGTACAGCACTAGTGAAGCTTGCCGCTTCTCAACATGAAATCCCCTCGCCGGAGTCCTCTTCACCACACATTCTGCCTGAGTTTCAGTAAAGTTGCTAAACGTTAAAGGGGTGAAACCAGCCGAGGCAAAGAGCGTTTTCCAAAGGGGCATCTTATCCGGGGCTCGAAGACGCCCCAATACGGTGCTCTCAATGCTTGGCTGGAGCAGGAACCTCTCAATCTTGTTCAGAGCATCTGAAGGCACATTAACGGCATCCAACGATTCCAGCAGAATTATATAGGATTGGAGAGCCTGAAGTATGTGTTGCGGGAAAGGGAGATCAAATCTATCACAACCCCGGTCCAAAGATACCACGATTCTCGGGGAAAGCTGCTTTATAAAGCGAAGCAGATTAGGCAAAGCCGCTGGTTGACTCGAAGAAGACCAGATAGGAAAATTTACCGCAACAGcttcattttcatttgtttggAACACAGACAGGGTGTAGGAGGTTTGCTCCAAAATATCAAAGTTACAAACTTCAAGCTCAAAAGATATACCAATTTCATTGGCAAACTGTGTAAGATTTTCTTTCATTAGACCAAGCTCGACCGGATGGTGGGTGGAGGGAGAGGCAAAGGCAGTGATTTTCAATGATGGGGTGCCTCTATTCCTCAATGGAAGCTCCTGCATAAAAGAAGCCCATTGAGCACCAAACCCAATATCAAAATCTACGATGTGAATTCGATTCGCATCATCCACTGCTTCGAGGAGAGCCTGGTTGCAGGTAAAGTTGACGAATTGAATAAGTGGGGAGACCTCGGAGAAGACCTTATAAGCGCCCATTTTGAAGATAACATCGAAAGGGGTCGGGGTTCTGGGCGGAGGGGAGGTGACTGGGTTGTTCAAGAGGAGGAGCAATTGCAAAGCCTCCTTGAAGTAGAAAGCAGCCCTGTGGAGAGGTTTTCCAACAGGGGAGAGCTGGTGATTGAGCCGCGCCAATATCCCTTGCGCGTGTGAGAAATTCCCAGTCCCTACCAGCTCTGCGGCCTTGTCGAGCTGGTCGAGCAAAGCATGTTGTTGTTGCTGATGGTGCTGGTGTTGGTGGGCCGCCAATTCTTCACTAGGTCCAACCATTTTCTGCTTGGGTACCATCAATGGCTTCCGCTGATGATGATGCTGAGGAAGAAACTGCATGCCCTGAGGAAAACCcagatgttgttgttgtttcctAAGCATGAACTCGTGACCCGGATCAGGAAATGGAACTTTTGATATCTGAGAACCAGGGTCCACACCGCCGGAGTTGTGGCGCTTCGGTTGGGGCTGAAGCAGGTGCTGTTCTAATGGCAGAAAAAAGTTGGGATTCTGAGGGAGATGCGGCTGCTGCTGTTGGTTCATCAACAACTGTGGATTCAGAATCTGCGGCTTCTCATCTGGGCTTTCAAAATCTTGTTGCTGCGGCTGATAAACCATTCCGGGAGGCAAAGAAACCGAAAGAGGAAGACCGAAAGCCGAATTTGATAGAATGGGGTTTTGCATATTACAATTGCCGTTGTTGTTGCTGCCCAACCCAATGTTTGTAACCTTGTAATTAAGTCCTCCAGAAGAGCTTGGCGCAATCGAACCAATCTTTCCACTtccattgttgttgttgtttgccGACCCAGAACCAGGAAAACCCAAATTCGGATTAATGCCAGCCATCAGACTACCAGTACCGGAAACGCCTCCCAAGGCACCGCCGATGTGGTCGAATCCCGTGCCCTGATCGACGACTCCCAAGCCGGCATTGCCGTCAAACTCGAGAGGATTGTTTCCACCCTGCAAAAGCTGCTTCAAGCAAAACGACGGGTCATCAACGTCGCCCGCGATCCACCGGAGAAGCGACTGGTCTTGTCCAGGCGAAGCCGCCGTTTCGGACAACATGGTCTCCCAATCCTCCAACCCAAGTCCACATCTTTCGCCTCCTGACCCGGTAACAGCCTCTAGTCCGCTAGGAATCGGCTGGAGCTCCGATGCCCACTCGTTTTTCCGTGAAGCCCCGGTGCTGGGCTCCGTTACTGGCGCGGCTGGTGTATGCGGCGGAAGTCCCGCCGCCACGCCGCCGGTGTTGTCTGTTGAACCGCCGTCGCCGCCTCCAACtcctcctccaccaccaccacctccgaAAGACGAAGACAGAGTCGATGCCGATGTGGGAGGACTCGGGCTTCTTCTCATATGAAGAACAGAAGTAGGTTCGTTGGTTGCAAAGCTACAAAGCTCTTGTTTCTTCCACTTATCTCCGGCACAAATCGAAGGGAAGCCTCCGGcttctgctgctgctgctgcggCTGCGGCTGCAATTTCTAAAACCCCCTTCCCCTGCTGCCAATGAAAGGGCATCCCTCTCATACCCAGAATCCAAAACCTCTTCGAAGATCAAACACTGCACGAGATTCGTAAAGGGGAAGAACAggaacaagaacaagaagaagatgaagaatctTTGATTCAAGTCTGTGTTCCTCAGTAGCTTTAAACCCACCATCTCTCCTTGCATGCCATCAATCCCTCAgctcaaaagaaaacaaacccatttcacaaaaatgaaaaagaaaaaaaaaaatatatatatatatatatacacacatatactaATCCTTCAAACTATTTCTCATCCAGTTTTTCCTCTTCCCTCTTTGTTTTACAATATCTATTCCTTCCCATAACACCACCATTTCTGCtccatatctctctctctttctttcactAGTCTCTCTACAAAAAGCTGGCTCCTTTTTGGCTCTAAACCTCCTCTTCCTCCCCTCCTTCTAATCTCTTTCTTTCTACCCTTGTGTCGTAGCAGTAGCCTCTGCCCTTCTCTGCTCTGCCACGGATGCGTGCATCGTAAAAAAGGTAATAAAGTGCCCACCTCTCTTCTCCGTCTCTCTCTCTAGTccctatctctttctctctcttctttttttttttttttttgccactcAATAAAATTTTGCTCTTTTATTTCCCAACCCACtcccgtccctctctctctatctctctctcccctACTGCCGGGTTTCTGTCACCCCTCATAGTGGTATACTGTATTGTCTTTCGCTTATTTTGACAATATAAAAATGGGCACTCAATTTCTTGATTTATTGGGCACCCAAACTATTGATTTACAATACATACCCTGTCAGACCCTGCATGAAAGATGCGATTTGAGCAAAAGAAGGAGTGcccaaaataaaatgaatattttattagttatccTTCTCTGTGAACTCGTTAGACTGGGGCtgtaataaaaaagcaaaacgcCAAAAAGGGCAGGGAGTCACTTGTCACCATATGCCGAAATTGCCCATGGGTTATAAACTTTATTACGTAGAGAGAGGTTTCATTTCCTCAGCAGTCATTCTCGCTGCAATTTCGAACGCTTTTTTGTCTTGTAATTGTACCTTTTGGCTCTGGGTTTTTGAAGGCTCTGCTGCTCTCATTTCAAAGACAATTGCCCATGAACCTGATTGTACGAATTACTTTGAAAGCAAAAGTTCGAAACCATCACTAGAATTCTAGAGAAATTATGACTCTTAGAGAAAAGAAGCAAATATGAAGAATATAGGAGGACTTCTTTCTGGCCATCATGCTTTGAAAAATTACACATGGGTAGCCCCATATGAgaacaacaatttttttattagattgtaaaatttttgtaatattcaTCTCAAACGTTATATAGCTCATGGGTTTAGGAGAGTGAtcgtccaaaaaaaataaaaaaggtctaGTAGAGTGAACGATGAGGGAAACAATGAGATGATAATGTTCATTCCAGATCCATTAAGTAgtgttaaatttaattatgttcaaaattagatattaatttttAGGATTAATATCCACTAACTtgttcaaactatatatatatatatatattttttttttttttttttctattttgcttCCCAAATTTTATAAGCCATCAGATTGCGCCTTAAAattagataattaatttttaggaTTAATATCCACTAAATtcttcaaactatatatatatttctattttgctTCCCAAATTTTCTAAGTCATCATATTGCGCCTTAAGCTTTTTTTAAGCTGAGAAACAATTTTTGTAGCGTTTCAATCAAACTTTGTAGCTCATGGGTTTAGTAGAGTGATCGTCCCGGGAAAAAAGAATATGGTTTAGTAAAGTGAATGATGAGAGATACAATGGCAATATTCATTCTAGATCAATtaaatagttttatatttatattcaaaattagataattaattttaggattaatatccattaaattcttcaaactatttttgtttttcattttgccTCCTAATTTTTTAAGTCATCAATATTGCACCttaaaacttttgtttttttttttttttttgggtccatttTACTTTAACTGCTAACATACAtccaaattttggataaaaattcaTCATAAGGGTATTTAGGAAAATGATTGTTTTCATAGGTGAATTTCATTTATACtccttaattttataataattatatttaaatatcatattttttgaaaaattatcaataatccctatttagttttatatataattttactataaaaaatattaagttCATTTCGTAAAGTGAAAATTCAACATCAAACATTATTTTAGGAGGATTAGTTTTGCTCCAGAGCAtatatgttttcaaaaaatatgcttACATAGTGGATTTGTTTACTTTGGTGCAAAACTGaccttatcaaaataatatttggcATTACATTCTCATCTTATAAGGTGAACTTAGTTTTTCTATAGcaaaatcaattttctatttttgtttgaatAGAATCATATGtcaattcatttaatttatttttatagttaaaCACCAACACAAgattaaaaattcataatttcatgattaaataatataataaaaataaaattgtagccTTTAGctattaaagttgaccaatgaAAATTGGGgtataaatgatgattttttcaaaaGGATGCATTCTAATTGCAATTAGGGCAAAAGTGAAATAGTCTAATAGGGTGTTTGAATAATGGCAAAGTTAGTGGAAATGTAAAATTTActagaaaagtaaaatttttttttgtttggataatttttaaaatgaggaATTTGTGGACCCCTGCAGAAAATAAATCTTACAATGTGGAAAACTAAGATGAAAAGTGAATCTTCCAAAAGATGTGTCATTTTAAAACTTCCTAAGAAATCAGTATCAcgtattttttcaaatacaattttaccatttaattttaatacacaaacttatttaattacttgtaagtcctattttcttctataatcaaccaaacactataaaaaaaacttaagaaaaCTTATTTTTGGACTAATTATTGGGAATCAGTttccttcaatatttttttttttttactaaacagGTCATAAATGAAATCTTCCTTTGCCCcctctaattaaaaaaaaagaacaaaaaatgttgtagttcattacatttattcaatatttatagCTTTTCTCAATTAACAATCAAAAAgtcatatttatctttttaataaaattttctttttccaaagatCTACTTTCAAAAACTCTACATATAAAAGTTTAGTTTCATTAACTATACCAAACAAATACTAAATCTAATTTGGACATATgaaataaaacacaaataaaatattttgaataatattttatactagAATAAATCTCATTTAAATGcctttaatttttccataattacattcacactcaagtttttgaaaaatcattattgacctcccttcaatttttttatatttattaaaataaacttatttgttaatttattccaattaaagaccaaaaaaatttaaaaatcagcATTTAatgattgaatttaaaaatgtataaaatgacttttaactgttaaaattaattgctaaaaactaaaaaatgagctttaaatgatgatttttcaaaatataatatcaaactGTAATTGAGAAAAAACCAAAAGGTtccaatgaaattttctctttatattaaaattaaaatgttttgtgCGCAAAACAAATGAGAAATACGATAACAATTTATAAGGTATTATATCATTTtcgtaattaaaataataaaataatattattgtccaCTTTCCGttttaattccattcaaaatagtcaaacttatagaaaatgtttaaattaaagTTCAATCTCCTTTTATGAGCTGTCTGCAATCTCTTGATAATTTGAAACTTAAGAACAAAAGTTTTGTGAACAGAATTATAGAAATCcaatctttttcatttatttatttatttatttatttatttttttttttttgagaattcaaaccaaaacaaagtggaaattataaagaaaagatGTTAAAACAAAACATTGCATTTAAgggtaaatgaaaaaaaatcaaaaaataaaagaaacttggGTCAATTACACCTTAGGACCGTAAACTATtacatttttgcattttttacccaaattttaaaaacccaTGATATTGCTCCATtaactattattttcttatcaaaGTCCAATCACGCATTTTCGTTTAATGAATTTGGTAAAATTAGGTAAAactgaaataaaacaaaataaaataattttctaataaaattggACAGTTATACActgttaattttattaaattcatttgttttataattagataaaaGTGACAACACaaaaatttgttcaaaaaaCTATGTGAGACTATTTATTGTTTGGAAGATAAAGTACTAAGTGTATAATAGTTAAAGGGGCCTAAGTAtacttaaccaaaaaaaaaaaaaaatctttaatgaaGAGGACTAAATCAATACATACCAAGAGATATTCACAAGCctttttctaaaaagaaaaataaaaaatcaatccaatacaaaaataaaaaagctaattAAGAGACTGCCTGTGGGACGTTGTTTTGCAAAatagtttttcctttcacaAGTTGAAAAATGATAAAGAACAACAAGATCCATCTTGGAAACCCTCTCCAAAACTTCTAAGTGGTCCCATCTAGAAAGTTCTACTGGACAATTATAGAGAAAAACACAATGTAATCTCATCTGCTTATAGACAAATAAACACATGCAATCGTCAAATAATACCTCAATGTATAAAGATAGAACCACAACAGAATATAAGTCCTTAACAAAAGTTAACATCTCTAGTCTGTTATACTATAGACTACTACAACACATATATGCTAAGGTCACTATTGTATCCAATATTTAGTTTAAGGTATTCTAAAAGTATTTGAAAAATGAAGCAATGCAACTGAtgcaaataaatttaggaaaaataaagataaataaggaAAGATAAATATTGCTGTGGCTATGGATAAATACAAAACAGCAAGTGATGTACAAGGTAGATTGCCTGCTAATTGCATGGACCTGGAGGAacgaattaaaaacaaataaaacgtgagataaatgTATTACAGTAAGTGGCATAAtacaatggaaaaataatattttatttttgtaaatttttctttcaagaCCTTTCGTTCTACTCTTTTGAAAGACTTTTcgtttaaaattcattttacaaaacccaactTATCCCAcaaatcaatattataaaagCGATACTTAAATAGTATAAGTTAATgtccattaaaaatattaaaaactgaATCAActatgatataaatattgagcataaaataa comes from Ziziphus jujuba cultivar Dongzao chromosome 6, ASM3175591v1 and encodes:
- the LOC125420392 gene encoding scarecrow-like protein 22, which gives rise to MRGMPFHWQQGKGVLEIAAAAAAAAAEAGGFPSICAGDKWKKQELCSFATNEPTSVLHMRRSPSPPTSASTLSSSFGGGGGGGGVGGGDGGSTDNTGGVAAGLPPHTPAAPVTEPSTGASRKNEWASELQPIPSGLEAVTGSGGERCGLGLEDWETMLSETAASPGQDQSLLRWIAGDVDDPSFCLKQLLQGGNNPLEFDGNAGLGVVDQGTGFDHIGGALGGVSGTGSLMAGINPNLGFPGSGSANNNNNGSGKIGSIAPSSSGGLNYKVTNIGLGSNNNGNCNMQNPILSNSAFGLPLSVSLPPGMVYQPQQQDFESPDEKPQILNPQLLMNQQQQPHLPQNPNFFLPLEQHLLQPQPKRHNSGGVDPGSQISKVPFPDPGHEFMLRKQQQHLGFPQGMQFLPQHHHQRKPLMVPKQKMVGPSEELAAHQHQHHQQQQHALLDQLDKAAELVGTGNFSHAQGILARLNHQLSPVGKPLHRAAFYFKEALQLLLLLNNPVTSPPPRTPTPFDVIFKMGAYKVFSEVSPLIQFVNFTCNQALLEAVDDANRIHIVDFDIGFGAQWASFMQELPLRNRGTPSLKITAFASPSTHHPVELGLMKENLTQFANEIGISFELEVCNFDILEQTSYTLSVFQTNENEAVAVNFPIWSSSSQPAALPNLLRFIKQLSPRIVVSLDRGCDRFDLPFPQHILQALQSYIILLESLDAVNVPSDALNKIERFLLQPSIESTVLGRLRAPDKMPLWKTLFASAGFTPLTFSNFTETQAECVVKRTPARGFHVEKRQASLVLYWQRRELISASAWRC